A window from Telopea speciosissima isolate NSW1024214 ecotype Mountain lineage chromosome 8, Tspe_v1, whole genome shotgun sequence encodes these proteins:
- the LOC122672162 gene encoding protein FAR1-RELATED SEQUENCE 5-like, translated as MDNPMATPDENKPQIVMHFNSESEAYEFYNSYRGRLGFSVRKEFANKSKKDKTTITSRRFACNKHGIKKKDKRDIDTNCPRAETRTDFSARMGITLMKNEKYRCHNFVKGHNHELHIPSTTHMMRS; from the coding sequence ATGGATAATCCAATGGCTACACCAGATGAGAATAAACCTCAGATCGTTATGCATTTTAATTCAGAGAGCGAGGCTTATGAATTCTATAACAGTTATAGAGGAAGATTGGGTTTTAGTGTCAGGAAAGAATTTGCAAATAAGAGCAAAAAAGACAAGACTACGATAACTTCGAGGCGATTCGCATGTAATAAACatggtattaaaaaaaaagacaagcgTGATATTGATACTAATTGCCCTCGAGCGGAGACAAGAACAGATTTTTCTGCTCGAATGGGCATAACGCTTATGAAAAATGAGAAATACCGATGCCATAATTTTGTTAAAGGCCATAATCACGAGCTTCATATACCATCTACCACACACATGATGCGGTCATAA